In a genomic window of Lacrimispora sp. BS-2:
- a CDS encoding ComF family protein, whose product MYPSFFIDLLFPRRCPVCDDIVMPKGRLICRECVKKLSFVKDPVCKKCGKEVISTDAEYCFDCVRHKRTFEHGRALMNYDENAGSSMAKIKYKNKREYLDFYGEAICARYGKLIRRMEADVLVPVPVHPSRRKERGFNQAELLARRIGEYLGIAVCPSMLVRNKKTMPQKGLDPAERLKNLEEAFSAGKLVKGVEGVILVDDIYTTGSTIEACTRALKKAGIKRVYFLAICIGRGQ is encoded by the coding sequence ATGTACCCATCTTTTTTTATTGATCTGTTATTTCCCAGACGGTGCCCGGTCTGTGACGATATCGTTATGCCAAAGGGCAGGCTGATCTGCCGGGAATGTGTGAAAAAATTATCATTTGTCAAGGACCCTGTCTGTAAAAAATGCGGAAAGGAGGTCATAAGTACTGATGCAGAATATTGCTTTGACTGCGTCAGACATAAGCGCACTTTTGAGCATGGCAGGGCTCTTATGAATTATGATGAAAACGCCGGAAGCTCCATGGCGAAAATCAAGTATAAGAATAAGCGGGAATACCTGGATTTTTATGGGGAAGCAATCTGCGCCCGGTATGGGAAGCTGATCCGGCGTATGGAGGCTGACGTCCTTGTTCCTGTTCCGGTTCATCCTTCCCGGAGAAAGGAAAGGGGATTTAATCAGGCAGAGCTTTTGGCCCGCAGGATCGGAGAATACCTTGGAATCGCCGTTTGCCCATCAATGCTGGTGAGAAATAAAAAGACCATGCCCCAAAAGGGGCTTGACCCGGCGGAAAGACTTAAGAATTTAGAGGAGGCATTTTCGGCGGGAAAGCTGGTGAAAGGGGTGGAAGGAGTGATTTTAGTGGATGATATTTATACCACGGGAAGCACCATAGAAGCCTGTACGCGGGCACTGAAAAAAGCAGGAATAAAAAGGGTTTATTTTCTTGCAATTTGTATTGGACGAGGACAATAG
- a CDS encoding phospho-sugar mutase produces MKDYRSIYEEWLLNPYFDEATKEELRRIADDENEIKERFYQDLEFGTAGLRGIIGAGINRMNIYVVRKATQGLANYIISQGGADKGVAIAYDSRHMSPEFAEEAALTLAANGIKAYKFESLRPTPELSFAVRELGCIAGINITASHNPPEYNGYKVYWEDGAQFTPPHDKGVTAEVLNITDISTVKTITVEAAKESGKYEIIGAALDDKYIAHVKAQVVNQDAIDQMQDDIKIVYSPLHGTGNLPARRALKEIGFTHVYVVPEQELPDGEFPTVSYPNPEAEEAFELGLALAKEKDADLVLATDPDADRLGVYVKDEKSGGYIPLTGNMSGSLLCEYVLSQKKERGAIPADGQVVKSIVTTNLVDAVAKAYGCELIEVLTGFKYIGQQILKEEATGYGTYMFGLEESYGCLIGTYARDKDAISATVALCEAAAYYKTKGMTLWDAMIAMYEKYGYYKDAVKAIGLKGIEGQEKIRAIMETMRKETPAAVGGYKVLSARDYKLDTVKDMSTGETKPTGLPQSDVLYYDLTEDAWLCVRPSGTEPKIKFYYGVKGGSMADADERSARLGEAVMAMVDKMM; encoded by the coding sequence ATGAAAGATTACAGGAGTATTTATGAGGAATGGCTTTTAAATCCATATTTTGACGAGGCGACAAAGGAAGAACTCCGGAGGATCGCTGATGATGAGAATGAGATTAAGGAGCGTTTCTATCAGGATCTGGAATTTGGCACCGCTGGCTTAAGAGGCATCATCGGCGCCGGAATAAACCGGATGAATATCTATGTAGTAAGAAAAGCGACCCAGGGGCTTGCAAATTATATCATAAGCCAGGGCGGTGCCGACAAGGGCGTGGCTATTGCCTATGACTCCAGGCATATGTCTCCGGAATTTGCCGAGGAAGCGGCGCTTACTTTAGCTGCCAATGGGATAAAAGCATATAAATTTGAATCTTTGCGTCCGACACCGGAGCTTTCTTTTGCCGTAAGGGAATTAGGCTGTATTGCCGGCATCAACATTACGGCCAGCCATAACCCTCCGGAATATAACGGATACAAGGTATACTGGGAGGATGGTGCCCAGTTTACTCCTCCTCATGACAAAGGGGTGACCGCAGAGGTTTTAAATATTACGGATATTTCAACGGTTAAGACGATTACTGTGGAAGCTGCAAAGGAATCAGGCAAATATGAAATTATCGGAGCTGCGCTGGATGATAAATATATAGCTCACGTAAAGGCCCAGGTAGTAAACCAGGATGCCATTGACCAGATGCAGGATGATATTAAAATTGTCTATTCCCCTCTCCATGGTACAGGCAATCTTCCTGCAAGAAGAGCATTAAAGGAAATCGGATTTACCCATGTATATGTGGTTCCTGAACAGGAACTGCCGGATGGGGAATTCCCCACGGTCAGCTATCCCAATCCGGAAGCAGAGGAAGCCTTTGAACTGGGTCTTGCCCTTGCAAAGGAAAAGGATGCGGATCTGGTTCTGGCAACAGACCCGGATGCTGACCGTCTTGGGGTGTATGTAAAGGATGAGAAATCCGGCGGATACATCCCCTTGACAGGCAATATGTCAGGTTCTCTTCTGTGCGAGTATGTATTGAGCCAGAAGAAGGAAAGAGGAGCGATTCCCGCAGATGGACAGGTAGTCAAATCCATTGTTACCACCAATCTGGTGGATGCGGTGGCCAAGGCTTACGGCTGTGAGCTTATTGAGGTTTTGACCGGTTTTAAATACATCGGCCAGCAGATTTTAAAGGAAGAGGCCACCGGATACGGAACCTATATGTTTGGCCTGGAAGAAAGCTATGGCTGTCTGATCGGAACCTATGCCCGTGATAAGGATGCCATTTCCGCAACGGTTGCTTTGTGTGAGGCAGCAGCCTATTATAAGACAAAGGGCATGACCCTGTGGGATGCCATGATTGCCATGTATGAGAAATACGGCTATTATAAAGATGCGGTAAAAGCCATCGGCTTAAAGGGCATTGAGGGCCAGGAAAAGATCCGGGCCATCATGGAGACCATGCGAAAGGAAACTCCAGCGGCAGTTGGGGGGTATAAGGTCCTTTCTGCAAGGGATTATAAGCTTGACACCGTGAAGGATATGAGCACCGGAGAAACCAAACCTACCGGCCTTCCCCAGTCTGATGTGCTTTATTATGACTTAACTGAGGACGCATGGCTGTGTGTAAGGCCTTCCGGAACGGAACCGAAAATTAAATTTTACTATGGCGTTAAGGGCGGTTCCATGGCTGATGCGGATGAGCGGTCTGCAAGGCTGGGAGAGGCTGTTATGGCTATGGTAGATAAGATGATGTAG
- a CDS encoding putative ABC transporter permease, translated as MYLYTWYQWLLFFFIYCFIGWIIESTYVSVRSFHFVNRGFLRLPLLPLYGSGAIIMLWLSLPVQGNLFLVFLFGMAGASALEYATGYVMERLFKMKYWDYSNNPFNLNGYVCLPNSIAWGFLTLLLTEVIHLPLEWLVLRLNGTVCILLVTVVGILFVTDAIHSTKEALDLGRILESMTKLKSELEEVQVQMALLKAETAQKVSDIKTETFQKAASLKDGTMVKISSLKAETASALKESALVERLQSLTETKEKLTGRLTSYRKGILRRNPTASSRLFGDALRELKEYSKKHKKS; from the coding sequence ATGTACTTGTATACATGGTATCAATGGCTGCTGTTTTTCTTTATATATTGCTTTATCGGCTGGATCATCGAATCCACCTATGTTTCCGTAAGAAGTTTTCATTTTGTGAACCGCGGTTTTCTCAGACTTCCCCTTCTTCCTCTCTACGGAAGCGGGGCCATTATTATGCTGTGGCTGTCCCTGCCTGTCCAGGGCAACTTATTCCTGGTGTTTCTCTTTGGTATGGCAGGCGCTTCCGCTCTGGAATACGCCACCGGTTATGTTATGGAACGTCTGTTTAAGATGAAATACTGGGATTACAGCAACAATCCTTTTAATTTAAACGGATATGTCTGTCTTCCCAACTCCATCGCCTGGGGATTTCTTACCCTGCTGCTGACAGAAGTTATTCACCTCCCCTTAGAATGGCTGGTCCTTCGCTTAAACGGAACGGTGTGCATCCTCCTTGTAACTGTGGTGGGAATCCTTTTTGTCACCGATGCCATACACTCCACCAAGGAAGCCCTAGACCTTGGCCGAATCCTGGAATCCATGACAAAACTAAAGTCAGAGCTGGAGGAGGTGCAGGTGCAGATGGCCCTGTTAAAGGCCGAAACCGCCCAAAAGGTATCCGACATAAAAACCGAGACCTTTCAGAAGGCTGCCAGCTTAAAAGACGGGACCATGGTAAAAATCTCTTCTCTGAAAGCCGAAACTGCCAGTGCCTTAAAAGAATCTGCTTTAGTGGAACGTCTTCAGTCTCTGACGGAAACCAAAGAGAAGCTGACCGGGCGTTTGACCTCTTACCGAAAGGGTATCCTCCGCCGGAACCCTACCGCTTCTTCCCGGCTGTTCGGTGACGCCTTACGGGAATTAAAAGAATATTCCAAAAAACACAAAAAATCATAG
- a CDS encoding ATP-dependent RecD-like DNA helicase: MATVCGFVEKIKYRNEDNGYTVLSLVEAGEEYTLVGSFHYINEGEMIEAVGSMTEHPVYGEQMTVESYEIKAPEDTAAMERYLGSGAIKGIGAALAARIVRRFKADTFRIMEEEPERLSEVKGVSEKMAMSISRQVEEKKEMRQAMMFLQEYGISMNLAVKIYQEYGPRLYSVLKENPYQLADDIPGVGFKMADEIARKAGIFTDSDFRIKCGVLYTLLQATSNGHTYLPEVELLSQASELLKIDPAFIEKHLMDMQLDKRLVIRESEGKRIVYASQYYYMELNVAKMLHDLNIRGQMPEEEIRTQLLKLQKEEQIELDEKQVQAVVEAVNSGLLIITGGPGTGKTTTINTIIQFFESQEMEILLAAPTGRAAKRMTEATGYVARTIHRLLELTGVPGDDRSLGMHFERNEENPLDADAVIIDETSMVDIHLMQSLLKAINPGTRLILVGDVNQLPSVGPGNVLRDMIDSGSFNVVMLTKIFRQATQSDIVVNAHKINRGEQVPLGKKSNDFLFIKREDPNAIINAMITLVQDKLPGYVHAKTYDIQIMTPMRKGVIGVERLNGILQEYLNPPGEGKAEKEAAGVTYRVGDKVMQIKNNYNIEWEVRNKYGIPMDKGTGVYNGDMGIIREINTFAELVTVEFDEGRMVDYSFKQLEELELAYAITIHKSQGSEYPAVVIPVFSGPRMLMTRNLIYTAVTRAKSCVCLVGMPEIFGGMVDNEMEQRRYSGLKDRICEIGKLS, translated from the coding sequence ATGGCAACAGTCTGCGGATTTGTAGAGAAAATTAAATACAGGAACGAGGACAACGGCTATACGGTCTTAAGTCTCGTGGAGGCAGGAGAGGAATATACCCTTGTGGGGAGCTTCCACTACATAAACGAGGGAGAAATGATCGAAGCTGTGGGTTCCATGACCGAGCATCCGGTTTATGGGGAGCAGATGACCGTAGAGAGCTATGAGATCAAAGCCCCGGAGGATACTGCGGCCATGGAGCGGTATCTGGGATCAGGAGCCATCAAGGGAATCGGGGCAGCTCTGGCTGCCAGGATTGTCCGGCGTTTTAAAGCCGATACCTTCCGCATCATGGAGGAGGAGCCGGAACGGCTTTCCGAGGTAAAGGGAGTCAGCGAAAAGATGGCCATGTCCATTTCCCGGCAGGTTGAGGAGAAAAAGGAGATGCGCCAGGCCATGATGTTCCTTCAGGAGTATGGAATTTCCATGAATCTGGCGGTGAAGATCTATCAGGAGTACGGCCCCAGGCTTTACAGCGTGTTAAAGGAGAACCCCTACCAGCTGGCAGATGATATTCCTGGCGTAGGATTTAAAATGGCAGATGAAATTGCCAGAAAAGCAGGAATTTTCACGGATTCGGATTTCCGCATTAAATGCGGGGTGCTGTATACCCTGCTGCAGGCTACATCAAACGGTCACACCTATCTGCCGGAGGTAGAGCTTTTGTCCCAGGCTTCGGAACTTCTTAAAATAGACCCAGCCTTTATAGAAAAGCATTTGATGGATATGCAGCTGGATAAACGCCTTGTTATCCGGGAGTCGGAAGGAAAACGGATTGTTTACGCTTCCCAGTATTATTACATGGAACTGAATGTGGCAAAGATGCTTCACGACTTAAATATCAGGGGGCAGATGCCAGAGGAGGAGATCAGGACTCAGCTTCTTAAGCTTCAAAAGGAAGAGCAGATTGAGCTGGATGAAAAGCAGGTCCAGGCGGTGGTGGAAGCGGTCAACAGCGGGCTTCTCATCATCACCGGTGGTCCGGGTACCGGTAAGACGACCACCATCAACACCATCATACAGTTCTTTGAAAGCCAGGAGATGGAGATTCTTCTTGCGGCTCCCACCGGCAGGGCGGCAAAGCGGATGACAGAAGCCACCGGATATGTGGCGAGGACCATTCACCGCCTGCTTGAACTGACCGGAGTTCCGGGAGATGACCGTTCTCTTGGAATGCATTTTGAGAGAAATGAAGAAAATCCCCTGGATGCTGATGCGGTAATCATTGATGAGACCTCCATGGTGGATATCCATTTGATGCAGTCCCTGTTAAAGGCAATTAATCCGGGGACAAGACTTATCCTTGTGGGGGATGTAAATCAGCTCCCCAGCGTTGGCCCTGGTAACGTGCTTCGGGACATGATTGATTCCGGAAGCTTTAACGTGGTTATGCTGACCAAGATTTTCCGTCAGGCGACACAAAGCGATATTGTGGTCAATGCCCATAAGATCAACAGGGGAGAACAGGTTCCCCTGGGGAAAAAGAGCAATGATTTTCTCTTCATAAAAAGAGAAGACCCCAATGCCATCATCAATGCCATGATCACACTGGTTCAGGATAAGCTGCCCGGCTATGTCCATGCAAAGACTTATGATATTCAGATCATGACCCCAATGAGAAAAGGGGTAATTGGCGTGGAACGGCTGAATGGCATTTTACAGGAATATTTAAATCCTCCCGGGGAAGGAAAGGCTGAGAAGGAAGCGGCCGGAGTCACTTACCGGGTGGGTGATAAGGTCATGCAGATCAAGAATAATTATAATATTGAGTGGGAGGTCCGCAACAAGTACGGGATTCCCATGGACAAGGGTACAGGTGTTTACAATGGGGATATGGGAATTATCCGGGAAATTAACACCTTTGCTGAGCTGGTGACCGTGGAATTTGATGAAGGCCGCATGGTGGACTACAGTTTTAAACAGCTGGAGGAGCTGGAGCTTGCCTACGCCATTACTATTCACAAATCCCAGGGAAGCGAATACCCGGCAGTGGTCATCCCTGTTTTTTCCGGTCCCAGGATGCTGATGACCAGGAATCTGATTTATACCGCTGTGACCCGCGCAAAATCCTGTGTCTGCCTGGTAGGAATGCCGGAAATCTTCGGGGGAATGGTGGACAATGAAATGGAGCAGCGGAGATATTCGGGCTTAAAGGACCGGATTTGTGAAATCGGCAAGTTATCTTAA
- a CDS encoding spore coat protein CotS, whose protein sequence is MNEKYTEVLSQYELEILDVKRGRGAWLCETNQGLKLLREYKGTLKRLEFEDQVFSQMKETCRLKVDPYVRNKDGELLSSAEDGTRWIVKDWYADRECNLKDSKEVLCAIEQIASLHKVLRRIDFKEEWNLGSILVQQPAEEMERHNRELVRARTFIRNKRKKSEFELCVMGNYDIFFEQAMEACKGMAGFYENRENEEEYLCHGDLNQHHVLMCFHDVAIVEFNRMHLGLQMEDLYHFMRKAMEKHDWNLKLGMAMLETYTKVLPLSDADRICLYYLFLYPEKYWKQINFYYNANKAWIPARNIEKLKDLEIQQPMRNLFLSRIQN, encoded by the coding sequence GTGAACGAGAAATACACAGAGGTGCTTTCGCAGTATGAGCTTGAAATTCTTGATGTGAAACGCGGCCGGGGCGCCTGGCTGTGTGAGACGAATCAGGGGCTTAAACTGCTTCGGGAATATAAAGGAACCTTAAAGCGCCTGGAATTTGAAGATCAGGTATTTTCACAGATGAAAGAAACCTGCCGCTTAAAAGTGGATCCTTACGTCAGGAATAAAGATGGTGAGCTCCTCTCCAGTGCCGAGGATGGAACCCGGTGGATCGTTAAAGACTGGTATGCGGATCGGGAATGTAATTTGAAGGATAGCAAAGAGGTATTATGTGCCATCGAACAAATTGCTTCTTTACATAAAGTGCTGCGGCGGATCGATTTTAAAGAGGAATGGAATCTGGGATCCATTTTGGTACAGCAGCCGGCTGAGGAAATGGAACGCCATAACAGGGAGCTGGTGCGTGCCCGCACGTTTATCCGGAATAAAAGAAAAAAGTCTGAGTTTGAACTATGTGTCATGGGGAATTATGATATATTTTTCGAACAGGCCATGGAAGCCTGTAAAGGGATGGCAGGCTTTTATGAAAACCGGGAGAACGAAGAGGAGTATTTGTGTCATGGTGACTTGAATCAGCACCACGTCCTGATGTGCTTTCATGATGTGGCTATCGTGGAATTCAACCGCATGCACCTGGGGCTGCAGATGGAGGACCTGTATCATTTCATGCGCAAGGCCATGGAAAAGCATGACTGGAATTTAAAGCTTGGTATGGCCATGCTGGAAACCTATACAAAGGTTCTCCCTCTTTCGGATGCAGACAGGATATGCCTTTACTATTTGTTTTTATATCCTGAAAAGTACTGGAAGCAGATCAACTTTTATTATAACGCCAATAAGGCCTGGATTCCCGCACGGAATATTGAAAAGCTAAAGGATTTAGAGATTCAACAGCCCATGCGGAATCTTTTCCTGTCAAGGATTCAAAATTGA
- a CDS encoding rod shape-determining protein has protein sequence MMMSNDIGIDLGTASILVYIKGKGVVLKEPSVVAIDRDTNKIKAIGEEARLMIGRTPGNIVAVRPLRQGVISDYTVTEKMLKYFINKAVGKRTLRKPRISVCIPSGATEVEKKAVEDATYQAGAREVAIIEEPVAAAIGAGIDIAKACGNMIVDIGGGTSDIAVISLGGTVVSTSIKVAGDDFDEALVRYMRKKHNLLIGERTAEEIKINIGAAYRRPEVLTMEVRGRNLVTGLPKTIVVTSDETLDALKEPAMQIVDAVHNVLERTPPELAADIFDRGIVLTGGGSLLSGLDALIEEKTGITTMIAEDPLTAVAIGTGKFIEFMHGGDNKTEF, from the coding sequence ATGATGATGTCCAATGATATTGGAATCGATTTAGGTACAGCAAGCATACTGGTCTATATTAAGGGAAAGGGAGTTGTATTAAAGGAACCTTCCGTTGTAGCCATTGACCGTGATACGAATAAAATTAAAGCCATTGGAGAGGAAGCCAGACTGATGATCGGAAGAACGCCGGGCAACATTGTTGCAGTAAGGCCTCTTCGCCAGGGAGTTATATCTGATTATACCGTAACGGAAAAAATGCTTAAATACTTTATTAACAAGGCGGTTGGAAAAAGGACCCTGAGAAAGCCAAGGATCAGTGTGTGCATCCCAAGCGGAGCCACTGAGGTGGAGAAAAAAGCAGTAGAGGATGCCACCTATCAGGCAGGAGCCAGAGAAGTTGCAATTATTGAAGAACCGGTTGCAGCAGCGATCGGCGCCGGAATCGACATTGCAAAGGCCTGCGGTAACATGATCGTTGATATAGGCGGAGGAACATCCGATATTGCAGTTATTTCCCTTGGAGGTACGGTGGTAAGCACCTCCATAAAGGTTGCCGGAGATGATTTTGATGAAGCCCTTGTCCGCTATATGCGCAAGAAACACAATCTTTTGATCGGTGAGAGAACGGCTGAGGAAATCAAGATCAACATTGGTGCGGCATACAGAAGGCCGGAGGTCTTGACCATGGAGGTTCGGGGCCGTAACCTTGTTACCGGTCTGCCAAAAACCATTGTGGTCACTTCGGACGAGACTCTGGATGCTTTAAAGGAGCCGGCCATGCAGATCGTAGATGCGGTTCACAACGTGCTGGAGCGTACTCCACCGGAACTTGCAGCCGATATTTTTGACCGGGGGATCGTGCTTACCGGAGGCGGCTCTCTCTTAAGCGGTTTGGATGCTTTAATTGAAGAGAAGACAGGAATCACCACGATGATCGCAGAGGACCCGCTGACTGCAGTTGCAATTGGTACAGGGAAATTTATTGAATTCATGCATGGCGGAGATAATAAAACAGAATTTTAA
- a CDS encoding choloylglycine hydrolase family protein, giving the protein MCTAITLQFGGTENLFGRTMDFSYGIEPKLYVVPKNYAWQNALTGCKFHNTYSFIGIGQEKEDMLAFFDGVNEQGFAAAALYFAGFAKYSEQADSKRDAVSSLDFLHYILGKCGSLKDLKRALDNVSIIGVPDPVTQTIAPLHWIATDRTGESVVIEQTEDGLRLLKNPIGVLANSPDFQWHMTNLRNYMAASPIQTKETSWGNVKLKPFGQGGGTLPLPGGYTSPERFVKTAYQKTHIQPPKNQIEGINACFHIMEGVSVPKGAIITDRNTCDYTKYTAFINTNTCQYFFKTYDNLQIGTATLWDNDRLLRQPHCIGELKRPVVFQEMK; this is encoded by the coding sequence ATGTGTACAGCAATTACATTACAATTTGGCGGGACGGAAAATCTTTTTGGCAGAACAATGGATTTTTCTTACGGCATTGAGCCGAAACTTTATGTGGTACCGAAAAATTATGCTTGGCAGAATGCCTTGACTGGGTGTAAATTCCATAACACCTACAGCTTTATCGGCATTGGACAGGAAAAGGAGGATATGCTTGCCTTTTTTGACGGCGTCAACGAACAGGGATTTGCCGCCGCCGCATTATACTTTGCCGGCTTCGCCAAATACAGCGAACAAGCAGATTCAAAACGGGATGCTGTTTCTTCTTTGGACTTTCTTCATTACATCTTAGGCAAATGCGGCTCGTTAAAGGATCTGAAGCGAGCATTGGACAATGTATCCATCATCGGCGTTCCCGACCCTGTGACCCAAACCATTGCCCCCCTCCATTGGATTGCCACGGACCGAACGGGAGAAAGCGTTGTTATAGAACAAACAGAAGACGGACTTCGGCTATTAAAAAACCCTATAGGCGTTCTGGCGAACAGCCCTGATTTTCAGTGGCATATGACCAATTTAAGGAATTATATGGCTGCATCCCCTATACAAACTAAAGAAACATCCTGGGGAAATGTCAAATTAAAACCTTTCGGCCAGGGAGGGGGAACTTTGCCGCTGCCGGGCGGCTATACCTCACCGGAACGTTTTGTGAAAACGGCTTATCAAAAAACCCATATTCAACCGCCAAAAAACCAAATAGAGGGAATCAATGCCTGTTTTCATATTATGGAAGGCGTCTCTGTTCCCAAGGGCGCAATCATAACCGACCGCAATACTTGCGATTATACAAAATATACAGCCTTTATCAACACAAATACCTGCCAATATTTTTTCAAAACATATGACAATCTCCAAATTGGAACGGCAACCCTATGGGATAATGACCGGTTGCTCAGACAGCCCCATTGTATCGGGGAATTAAAACGGCCTGTTGTCTTCCAGGAAATGAAATGA
- a CDS encoding ABC-F family ATP-binding cassette domain-containing protein translates to MSILNVEHLTHGFGDRAIFQDVSFRLLKGEHIGMIGANGEGKSSFMNIITGKLQPDEGKVEWAKRVRVGYLDQHTVLEKGMTIRDVLKSAFAFLFQMEEQMNEICDKMGEADEETMASMMEELGTIQDLLMAHDFYIIDSKVEEVARALGLSDMGLDKDVTELSGGQRTKILLGKLLLEKPDILLLDEPTNYLDVQHIEWLKRYLQEYENAFILISHDIPFLNSVVNIIYHMENQNLDRYVGDYEKFQEVYAVKRAQLEAAYKRQQQEIAELEDFVARNKARVSTRNMAMSRQKKLDKMEVIELSKDKPKPEFHFMEARTAGKYIFETTNMVIGYEEPLSRPLNLSMERGEKVVLSGANGIGKTTLLKSILGLVPSLQGNVELGDYLSIGYFEQEMAPGNTTTCIEEIWKEFPSYTQYQVRSALAKCGLTTDHIESQVRVLSGGEQAKVRLCKLINRETNVLLLDEPTNHLDVEAKEELKRALKEYKGSILLICHEPEFYEGIATRVIDCREWALRLS, encoded by the coding sequence ATGAGCATATTAAACGTAGAACATCTGACACATGGATTTGGAGACCGTGCCATTTTCCAGGATGTATCCTTCCGCCTGTTAAAGGGAGAACACATCGGCATGATCGGAGCCAATGGGGAAGGAAAATCCTCATTTATGAATATAATAACCGGAAAATTACAGCCGGACGAAGGAAAGGTGGAGTGGGCCAAACGGGTCCGGGTCGGCTATCTGGACCAGCATACGGTGCTGGAAAAAGGGATGACCATCCGGGATGTGTTAAAAAGTGCTTTTGCATTCCTGTTTCAGATGGAAGAGCAGATGAATGAAATCTGCGATAAAATGGGGGAGGCTGATGAGGAAACCATGGCCTCTATGATGGAGGAGCTTGGAACCATTCAGGACCTTCTCATGGCCCATGATTTTTACATCATTGATTCAAAGGTGGAGGAAGTGGCCAGGGCCTTAGGATTAAGCGACATGGGCCTTGATAAGGATGTAACGGAATTAAGCGGAGGCCAGAGAACCAAAATCCTGTTAGGAAAGCTTTTATTGGAGAAGCCGGATATCCTGCTTCTTGATGAGCCGACAAACTATCTGGATGTACAGCATATTGAATGGCTGAAGCGTTACCTTCAGGAATATGAAAATGCATTTATCCTGATTTCCCATGATATTCCGTTTTTAAACAGCGTGGTCAATATCATTTACCATATGGAAAACCAGAACTTGGACCGCTATGTAGGTGACTATGAAAAATTCCAGGAAGTATATGCGGTGAAACGGGCGCAGCTGGAGGCGGCTTATAAGCGCCAGCAGCAGGAGATCGCCGAACTGGAGGATTTTGTGGCCCGCAACAAGGCGCGGGTGTCCACCAGGAACATGGCCATGTCCAGACAAAAAAAGCTGGATAAAATGGAGGTCATTGAGCTTTCAAAGGATAAGCCAAAGCCGGAGTTTCATTTTATGGAAGCCCGTACAGCCGGAAAATATATTTTTGAAACCACAAATATGGTCATCGGCTATGAGGAGCCTTTGTCAAGACCATTGAATCTTTCCATGGAACGGGGAGAGAAGGTGGTTTTATCAGGTGCAAACGGCATCGGAAAAACCACTTTGTTAAAGAGCATCCTGGGGCTTGTACCGTCCTTACAGGGGAATGTGGAGCTTGGAGATTATCTTTCCATCGGGTATTTTGAACAGGAGATGGCTCCGGGAAATACTACCACCTGCATCGAGGAGATTTGGAAGGAATTCCCCTCCTATACCCAGTACCAGGTCCGGTCGGCCCTTGCCAAATGCGGCCTGACCACCGATCACATTGAGAGCCAGGTCCGGGTGCTTAGCGGCGGGGAGCAGGCAAAGGTCAGACTATGCAAGCTGATCAACCGGGAAACCAATGTTCTTCTTTTGGACGAGCCTACCAACCATCTGGATGTAGAGGCAAAAGAAGAGTTAAAGAGAGCCTTAAAGGAGTATAAGGGAAGTATTCTTTTAATCTGCCATGAACCGGAGTTTTATGAAGGAATCGCAACCAGAGTAATAGACTGCAGGGAATGGGCGCTTAGATTATCATGA
- a CDS encoding N-acetyltransferase family protein: MIIRTAEEKDMPELLDIYNYEVEHGLATFDLNPKTMEARLVWFREHNVGNHPLIVAEEDGKTVGYASLSSYRPKEAYAATVELSIYIDKDYRRRGIAGKLASAILEIARERDDIHTVISVITGENEASIRLHERLGFIHCGTIREVGLKFGKLLNIENFQLMV, translated from the coding sequence ATGATAATCAGAACCGCAGAGGAAAAAGATATGCCTGAGCTTTTAGACATTTACAATTATGAAGTAGAACATGGACTGGCCACATTTGATTTAAATCCTAAGACCATGGAGGCACGGTTGGTCTGGTTTCGGGAACATAATGTAGGGAACCATCCTTTGATCGTGGCAGAAGAAGATGGGAAAACAGTCGGTTATGCAAGTCTTTCCTCTTACCGTCCCAAAGAGGCTTATGCAGCCACAGTAGAACTTTCTATATATATTGATAAGGATTACCGCCGCAGGGGAATAGCCGGGAAGCTGGCTTCTGCCATTCTTGAGATTGCAAGAGAAAGGGATGACATCCATACGGTTATTTCTGTCATAACCGGGGAAAATGAGGCGAGCATCCGTCTCCATGAGCGACTGGGCTTTATTCACTGCGGAACCATAAGGGAAGTGGGCTTAAAGTTTGGGAAGCTGCTGAATATTGAGAATTTTCAGTTGATGGTTTAG